The following proteins are encoded in a genomic region of Pagrus major chromosome 16, Pma_NU_1.0:
- the wdr89 gene encoding WD repeat-containing protein 89, with protein MEGLDEKLKGLSIARRSCPDEPTYLLDVALQPAGLLAVSCSNFTIHLHNKDTLSLVGEYRGHSGPLCGVVFSHTSPDFLYSGSADGTVRGWDVRRPGTDAVQVFKSDPSHSYSSFDLSCSDTLLCGGTEQVNEEDSFLVFWDVRKPGSGLLGVYSESHSDDVTQVTFHPRDKDRLVSSSTDGLVNVFDLSRGAEEEALLATCNSDSSASSVCWSGANYTQLLCLSHDEGLHLWDLSQLDTDEPLTIFSTSDARSLTLTADGGGVDYLVGGRWLEEAQKLLVVGGKNSGELHLMECDDGGLRLLRSLEGGHASTVRCFLWDAAEEALVTAGEDAQLLLWKPGGEDALASGKRESMKSKSALRLKSRPHKKHGYQREKKSENVSSTQ; from the coding sequence ATGGAGGGTTTGGACGAGAAGCTCAAAGGTCTGTCCATCGCTCGCCGGTCTTGCCCAGATGAACCCACCTACCTGCTGGACGTGGCCCTGCAGCCGGCCGGCCTGCTCGCTGTGTCCTGCTccaacttcaccatccacctcCACAACAAGGACACTCTGAGCCTGGTGGGCGAGTATCGAGGCCACAGCGGGCCGCTGTGTGGGGTCGTTTTCTCCCACACCTCCCCTGACTTCCTGTACTCTGGCTCTGCTGATGGGACGGTACGAGGCTGGGACGTCCGCCGCCCGGGGACAGATGCAGTCCAGGTGTTTAAAAGCGACCCCTCACACAGCTACAGCAGCTTCGACCTCAGCTGCAGCGACACGCTTCTGTGTGGCGGCACCGAGCAGGTGAACGAGGAGGACAGCTTCCTGGTTTTCTGGGACGTCAGGAAACCAGGCAGCGGGCTCCTCGGGGTCTATTCTGAGTCGCACAGTGATGACGTCACACAGGTGACCTTCCACCCTCGAGATAAAGACCGTCTGGTGTCCAGCTCCACAGACGGCCTCGTTAATGTGTTTGACCTGAGCCGGGgggcggaggaggaggcgcTGCTGGCCACCTGTAACAGCGACTCATCCGCCAGCTCCGTCTGTTGGTCCGGAGCAAACTACACCCAGCTGCTGTGCCTCAGCCACGACGAGGGGCTCCACCTGTGGGATCTGTCTCAGCTGGACACAGACGAGCCTCTCACGATCTTCAGCACCTCTGACGCCCGCAGCCTGACTCTGACAGCTGACGGAGGAGGCGTGGATTACCTGGTGGGAGGGAGGTGGCTGGAGGAGGCCCAGAAGCTGCTGGTGGTCGGAGGGAAGAACAGCGGGGAGCTCCACCTGATGGAGTGTGACGACGGGGGGCTGCGTCTGCTGAGGAGCCTCGAGGGCGGCCACGCCTCCACGGTGCGCTGCTTCCTGTGGGACGCAGCGGAGGAGGCTCTGGTCACCGCGGGAGAGGATGCTCAGCTGTTGCTATGGAAGCCAGGAGGGGAGGATGCGCTGGCGTCGGGGAAAAGGGAGTCGATGAAGAGCAAATCAGCTTTGAGACTCAAATCAAGGCCGCATAAAAAACACGGCtaccagagagagaagaagagcgaAAATGTCAGCTCCACACAGTGA